The Eleginops maclovinus isolate JMC-PN-2008 ecotype Puerto Natales chromosome 3, JC_Emac_rtc_rv5, whole genome shotgun sequence genome includes a region encoding these proteins:
- the zgc:110410 gene encoding protein lifeguard 1, with product MESKNESNGGYAVHPPPYNPHDYGQSSYTGTNYQVGDGNIAVVSPPGPYDNSVHPEGLAPDGGEQQYGQAPPGYTHGLEDSSFSHAAIRRGFIRKVYLTLMLQLLVTVGIICAFLYWDALRKWTWANYWFSYTMMATVLVLILVLSCCDNLRRQVPLNFIALGLFTVAEGLMLGSVSAYFNAEAVLWAVGATTLVSFTLTVFAMQSKWDFTGLNGSLWVFAWTLFSFALLCGILRSQYLYILYACLGTLLFSLYLVFDTQLILGGKHRMYEVSPEEYVFAALNLYLDIVSLFLLLLQLIGLCR from the exons ATGGAGAGTAAAAACGAAAGCAATGGTGGTTATGCAGTTCACCCCCCTCCGTACAACCCTCACGACTATGGGCAGAGCTCATACACGGGGACAAACTATCAG GTGGGGGATGGGAACATTGCAGTGGTCTCCCCTCCTGGCCCCTACGATAACTCGGTCCATCCTGAGGGCCTGGCCCCAGATGGAGGCGAGCAGCAGTACGGTCAAGCTCCACCTGGCTACACTCACGGCTTAGAGGATAGCAGCTTCAGTCATGCCGCCATACGAAGAG GTTTCATAAGGAAAGTTTACTTGACCTTGATGCTTCAGCTGCTGGTGACTGTCGGGATCATCTGCGCCTTTCTGTACTG GGACGCTCTTAGGAAATGGACATGGGCCAACTACTGGTTCTCCTACACCATGAT GGCGACGGTGTTGGTGCTCATCCTGGTCTTGTCCTGCTGTGACAACCTCCGTCGTCAAGTCCCCCTCAATTTCATCGCCCTGGGTCTGTTT ACTGTGGCAGAGGGCCTGATGCTGGGATCTGTTTCAGC GTACTTCAATGCAGAGGCAGTTCTGTGGGCGGTGGGAGCAACAACGTTGGTGTCCTTCACCTTGACTGTGTTTGCTATGCAGTCAAAG TGGGACTTCACCGGACTAAACGGGAGTCTGTGGGTGTTTGCCTGGACCCTGTTCTCGTTTGCATTGCTCTGTGGGATCCTCCGATCGCAG TATCTCTACATCTTATACGCCTGCCTGGGAACCTTGCTGTTTTCTTTA TACTTGGTGTTTGATACCCAGCTTATCCTGGGCGGGAAACACAGGATGTATGAAGTCTCTCCCGAGGAGTACGTGTTCGCCGCTCTCAACCTCTATTTGGACATCGTCTCTctgttcctgctcctgttgCAGCTCATAGGCCTCTGTCGCTAA